The following proteins are encoded in a genomic region of Inquilinus sp. KBS0705:
- a CDS encoding HD domain-containing protein, protein MKQHLQHPVFSVIAKLAAEQNVHVYAIGGYVRDIFLNRPSKDIDIVVLGNGISFAEAVAAKLNVKVSVFKNFGTAMLRYQDVEVEFVGARKESYRSESRKPIVENGTLEDDQKRRDFTINALAIALHADQFGELIDPFNGITDLEKKLIRTPLNPTETFSDDPLRMMRAIRFASQLDFKIDDEAIEAIKSNLQRIKIVSQERITDELNKIILSPKPSIGFNYLFDTGLLHIIFPQMVALYGVEIINGKGHKDNFYHTLQVLDNICETTDDLWLRWAAILHDIAKPPTKRFEPSHGWTFHGHEDKGARMVPKIFAQLKLPLNEKMKFVQKLVQLHLRPIVLSQSIVTDSAVRRLLFEAGDDIEALMLLCKADVTTKNDYKVKKYRQNFELVLQKLKDVEERDNIRNWQPPVSGLDIMQLFGIGEGREVGIIKSKIREAILEGEIPNEREAAINYTIEKGTEIGLKVVANSN, encoded by the coding sequence ATGAAACAACACCTGCAACATCCGGTATTTTCTGTTATAGCTAAACTTGCTGCCGAACAAAATGTACATGTTTATGCAATTGGCGGTTACGTACGCGATATTTTTTTGAACAGGCCATCAAAAGACATCGATATTGTAGTGCTGGGTAACGGTATCAGCTTTGCCGAAGCCGTTGCCGCTAAGCTAAACGTTAAGGTATCGGTATTTAAAAACTTTGGCACTGCCATGTTGCGCTACCAGGATGTTGAGGTAGAATTTGTTGGTGCACGTAAAGAATCATACCGCTCGGAGTCGCGCAAACCAATTGTAGAAAACGGGACACTGGAAGACGACCAGAAACGCCGCGATTTTACTATAAACGCATTGGCTATAGCTTTACATGCCGATCAATTTGGTGAGTTGATAGACCCTTTTAACGGCATTACCGACCTTGAGAAAAAACTAATACGGACACCATTAAATCCTACAGAAACCTTTAGCGACGACCCGTTACGCATGATGCGGGCTATTCGTTTTGCATCGCAGCTTGATTTTAAGATAGATGATGAAGCTATTGAGGCTATAAAGAGTAATTTACAGCGCATAAAGATCGTATCGCAGGAGCGTATTACTGATGAGCTGAATAAGATCATCCTGTCGCCTAAACCATCAATCGGTTTCAATTATTTGTTTGATACAGGCCTGCTGCACATTATTTTCCCGCAAATGGTTGCCCTGTATGGTGTAGAGATCATAAACGGTAAAGGGCATAAAGATAACTTTTACCATACTTTACAGGTATTAGATAATATTTGCGAAACTACTGACGACCTTTGGTTGCGTTGGGCCGCTATTTTGCACGATATAGCTAAACCGCCTACCAAACGCTTTGAACCCAGCCACGGCTGGACATTTCATGGCCACGAGGATAAAGGTGCGCGCATGGTACCTAAAATATTTGCACAGCTAAAATTACCGCTGAACGAGAAAATGAAATTTGTACAAAAGCTGGTACAACTGCATTTAAGGCCTATCGTTCTGTCGCAATCCATCGTAACCGATTCGGCAGTTAGGCGCTTGTTGTTTGAGGCGGGGGATGATATAGAGGCGTTAATGCTGCTTTGTAAAGCAGATGTAACCACCAAAAATGACTATAAGGTTAAAAAATACAGGCAAAACTTTGAATTGGTGCTGCAAAAGCTAAAAGATGTTGAAGAACGCGACAACATACGCAACTGGCAGCCACCTGTAAGCGGGCTGGATATAATGCAGCTTTTTGGCATCGGCGAAGGGCGTGAAGTGGGCATTATTAAAAGCAAGATACGCGAAGCGATACTGGAAGGTGAGATACCAAACGAGCGCGAAGCCGCAATTAACTATACAATTGAAAAAGGCACAGAAATTGGCTTGAAAGTTGTTGCAAACTCCAATTAA
- a CDS encoding 2,3,4,5-tetrahydropyridine-2,6-dicarboxylate N-succinyltransferase, translating into MQDLKKMIEDAWDNRTLLSENDYINAINTVIDRLDKGEMRVAELIGTRWHTNDWIKKAVILYFPTRTMEEIKVGPFVFHDKMKLKTNYKELGVRVVPHAIARYGAFLAKGVIMMPSYVNIGAYVDEGTMVDTWATVGSCAQIGKHVHLSGGVGIGGVLEPVQAAPVIIEDNCFLGSRAIVVEGVHLESEVVLGANVVLTASTKIIDVTGSTPVEYKGHVPARSVVIPGSYTKKFPAGDFQVPCALIIGKRKESTDKKTSLNDALRENNVAV; encoded by the coding sequence ATGCAAGATCTAAAAAAAATGATAGAGGATGCCTGGGATAACCGCACCCTTCTGAGCGAAAACGACTACATTAACGCCATAAATACTGTTATAGACCGATTAGATAAAGGCGAGATGCGTGTGGCCGAGCTAATAGGCACCCGTTGGCATACAAACGACTGGATAAAAAAAGCTGTTATCCTATACTTCCCTACCCGTACAATGGAAGAAATTAAGGTTGGGCCTTTTGTGTTTCACGATAAAATGAAACTGAAAACCAACTATAAAGAGCTTGGCGTACGCGTAGTACCACATGCTATTGCCCGTTACGGTGCATTTTTAGCCAAAGGTGTTATCATGATGCCATCGTACGTAAACATTGGTGCATATGTAGACGAAGGCACTATGGTTGATACCTGGGCAACAGTAGGCTCGTGCGCGCAAATTGGCAAGCATGTACATTTAAGCGGCGGTGTAGGCATTGGCGGTGTTTTAGAACCCGTACAAGCTGCGCCTGTGATCATAGAAGACAATTGTTTTTTAGGTTCGAGGGCTATTGTGGTTGAGGGCGTTCACTTAGAAAGTGAAGTTGTTTTAGGTGCAAATGTGGTTTTAACCGCATCGACCAAAATTATTGATGTTACAGGCTCTACCCCGGTTGAATATAAAGGCCATGTACCTGCACGTTCAGTAGTCATCCCCGGTTCTTACACCAAAAAATTCCCTGCCGGCGATTTTCAGGTTCCATGCGCGCTTATCATAGGCAAACGTAAGGAGTCGACCGACAAAAAGACATCTTTAAATGATGCGCTGAGAGAAAACAACGTGGCTGTTTAA
- a CDS encoding plasmid pRiA4b ORF-3 family protein: MALYRFRVTFEDYDDVSRDIDVKSNQTFEDLHKAIHQSTGYNPEYPSSFYISNDQWMKGEEITYLPNQKRIDRKIPLMDKIKLSSYIDDPHQKFYYTFNFDRPFDFHVELMKIILDEAPGTTYPAVVRSVGEAPKQFGNVFNPAIAETADEEAGGDFDFLNEIGYNPEDAEDFSEVTDTGDEVEEKKVDDEEEEDEFGFGDDGEFEDEDKPGRDDY; this comes from the coding sequence ATGGCACTATACAGGTTCAGGGTTACTTTTGAAGATTACGATGACGTTTCACGGGATATTGATGTAAAATCAAATCAAACTTTTGAAGATCTTCATAAGGCTATACACCAAAGCACTGGTTATAACCCCGAATATCCTTCATCATTTTATATAAGCAACGATCAATGGATGAAAGGTGAGGAAATAACCTACCTTCCCAATCAAAAGCGTATTGACCGGAAAATACCATTGATGGATAAAATTAAGCTAAGCAGCTATATAGACGACCCGCATCAAAAGTTTTACTACACTTTTAACTTCGACAGGCCTTTTGATTTCCACGTTGAGTTAATGAAGATTATACTTGACGAAGCACCGGGCACTACTTATCCGGCTGTTGTACGCTCGGTTGGCGAGGCACCTAAGCAGTTTGGCAATGTATTTAACCCCGCAATTGCCGAAACTGCCGATGAAGAAGCAGGAGGCGATTTCGACTTTTTAAACGAAATAGGCTATAATCCGGAGGATGCTGAAGACTTTTCGGAAGTAACCGATACAGGCGATGAGGTTGAAGAAAAGAAGGTTGACGACGAGGAAGAAGAAGATGAGTTTGGCTTTGGCGATGACGGAGAATTTGAGGATGAAGATAAACCCGGCCGCGACGACTATTAG
- a CDS encoding RNA-binding S4 domain-containing protein → MAEKEKLRIDKYLWAIRVFKTRTLASDACKAGRVKLDGSNIKASREVKLGEVYQVSKGIEKRVIKVTGLLENRVDAKTAVNFYEDITPVEQTQAFKSMFHAPLLKRDRGTGRPTKADRREIDDLKDNFFND, encoded by the coding sequence ATGGCCGAAAAGGAAAAACTAAGGATAGATAAATATTTATGGGCGATACGTGTATTTAAAACACGTACGTTGGCATCTGATGCATGCAAAGCCGGCCGGGTAAAACTGGATGGCAGCAATATCAAAGCCTCGCGCGAGGTAAAGTTGGGCGAGGTTTACCAGGTATCAAAAGGGATAGAAAAGCGGGTGATAAAAGTAACCGGATTGTTAGAGAACCGTGTTGATGCCAAAACAGCTGTAAACTTTTATGAGGATATAACCCCGGTTGAGCAAACGCAGGCATTTAAATCGATGTTTCATGCACCTTTGCTAAAGCGCGACCGTGGAACAGGCCGCCCAACCAAGGCTGACAGGCGCGAGATAGATGACCTGAAAGATAATTTTTTTAACGATTAA
- a CDS encoding glycosyltransferase family 4 protein has translation MKIGYDAKRAFLNNTGLGNYSRWLIKLLASSYPQNNFYLYTPKIRPGKWPDLLRSIPNIKTVFPKIALLTSWWRTNGIVNNIKRDGINIYHGLSHELPLDIKSSGAKTVVTVHDVIFMRYPQYFGVISRAIYKFKLTNACKTADKIIAISTKTRQDLIELLNVDADKIQVIYQGCDAAFKQQYSEGIKSSVSVKYNLPAGYLLSVGTVEERKNLALLVKALPLLSTSIKLVVVGRQTAYYKRINQLINQLDLQQRVVFLTDVPFTDLPVIYQLASVFVYPSRYEGFGIPILEALNSGVPVVASTGSCLEEAGGPDSSYNSPDDHKALAANINRILADDALKANMISKGLKFALNFADDKLAARYMHLYTTLHNA, from the coding sequence ATGAAGATAGGATATGATGCTAAACGGGCATTTTTAAACAACACAGGGCTGGGTAATTACAGCCGTTGGTTAATTAAATTGCTTGCATCGTCATATCCTCAAAATAATTTTTACTTATATACTCCAAAGATCAGGCCCGGCAAATGGCCTGATCTTTTGCGTTCTATACCAAACATAAAAACGGTTTTCCCAAAAATCGCCTTGCTTACTTCGTGGTGGCGCACCAATGGTATAGTAAACAATATTAAACGCGATGGCATCAACATCTATCACGGTTTAAGCCATGAACTACCTTTAGATATCAAATCATCAGGTGCTAAAACGGTTGTTACCGTGCACGATGTGATTTTTATGCGTTACCCGCAGTATTTTGGCGTAATAAGCCGCGCCATTTATAAATTTAAGCTAACCAATGCCTGCAAAACCGCCGATAAGATCATCGCCATCAGTACTAAAACCAGGCAAGACCTGATTGAACTGCTTAATGTTGATGCTGATAAGATACAAGTAATATACCAGGGCTGCGATGCGGCTTTTAAACAGCAATATTCTGAAGGGATAAAATCATCAGTTAGCGTAAAATATAATCTGCCGGCCGGGTATTTGTTAAGCGTTGGCACTGTTGAGGAGCGTAAAAATCTGGCATTGCTCGTAAAAGCCTTGCCCCTATTAAGCACGTCTATTAAGTTAGTGGTTGTTGGCCGCCAAACCGCCTATTATAAGCGGATAAATCAACTAATTAACCAATTGGATCTGCAGCAAAGGGTTGTTTTTTTAACTGATGTACCCTTTACCGACCTGCCCGTTATTTATCAATTAGCATCCGTATTTGTTTATCCATCGCGATATGAGGGCTTTGGAATCCCTATCCTCGAAGCTTTAAATTCGGGCGTACCTGTAGTTGCTTCAACGGGTTCGTGCCTGGAAGAAGCCGGCGGGCCCGATAGCTCATACAACTCGCCCGATGACCATAAAGCACTCGCTGCAAACATTAACCGCATACTTGCTGATGATGCATTAAAAGCAAACATGATTAGCAAAGGTTTAAAATTTGCGCTTAACTTTGCCGACGATAAACTGGCAGCACGATACATGCATTTATACACAACACTACACAATGCTTAA
- a CDS encoding threonylcarbamoyl-AMP synthase, whose amino-acid sequence MLKDEVNKALKVIQDGGIILYPTDTIWGIGCDATNTEAINKIYALKQRDESKSMIVLIDNDNKLASYITEVPDIAYDLIEYAENPLTLIMPWARNLSPAIIAEDGSVGIRVSNHPFCQQLIQRLRKPLVSTSANISGRPSPEYFSKIDQDIIDGVDYVVDIDQYSTESKKPSTIMRLDPNGGFEFIRR is encoded by the coding sequence ATGCTTAAAGACGAAGTAAACAAAGCATTAAAAGTTATACAGGACGGTGGTATTATTTTATACCCTACTGATACCATTTGGGGTATTGGGTGCGATGCTACCAATACCGAGGCAATTAATAAAATATATGCACTTAAACAGCGCGATGAAAGCAAAAGCATGATCGTGCTGATAGATAACGACAATAAACTGGCCAGCTATATTACCGAAGTACCCGATATTGCTTACGACCTGATAGAATATGCCGAAAACCCGCTTACCCTAATTATGCCCTGGGCTCGCAACCTATCGCCGGCTATAATTGCCGAAGATGGCAGTGTGGGTATTAGGGTAAGTAATCACCCGTTTTGCCAACAGTTAATACAACGTTTGCGCAAGCCCCTGGTATCTACATCGGCCAATATAAGTGGTAGGCCATCGCCCGAATATTTTTCAAAAATAGATCAGGACATTATCGATGGTGTTGATTATGTGGTTGATATTGACCAATATAGTACTGAATCAAAAAAACCGTCGACCATTATGCGACTTGACCCAAATGGCGGTTTTGAATTTATTCGCCGTTAA
- a CDS encoding nucleotide sugar dehydrogenase yields the protein MPGKAELKIAIIGLGYVGLPLARLFATKYPVVGFDVKQSRIADLNKGLDNTLEVDEDVLKAVLVKQPSNQNGLFCTTDIQDIKDSNIYIVTVPTPVDKNNRPDLEPLYKASETIGKVIKTGDIVIYESTVYPGATEEECIPVIEKVSGLKFNRDFFAGYSPERINPGDKLRTVENILKITSGSTPDIARRVDELYRSVVTAGTHLAPSIKVAEAAKVIENSQRDINIAFVNELAKIFNKLNIDTGAVLAAAGTKWNFLPFKPGLAGGHCIGIDPYYLAQKAQEIGYHPEIILAGRRLNDGMGEYIAHEVVKLMVKKEIRVKNANILVLGVTFKENCPDVRNTKVVDVLNVLKDYEANLTIYDPWAEPAEVKHEYGWESVKELGTAANFDAIILAVAHSQFMELDLVALCNDNKVIYDVKGVLDRSLIDGGL from the coding sequence ATGCCAGGCAAAGCAGAATTGAAAATAGCTATTATAGGTTTAGGATACGTAGGGCTGCCATTGGCCAGGCTTTTTGCAACTAAATACCCGGTTGTTGGGTTTGATGTTAAGCAAAGCCGCATAGCCGATTTAAATAAAGGCTTAGATAACACACTGGAGGTTGACGAAGATGTATTAAAGGCCGTTTTGGTAAAGCAGCCTTCAAACCAAAATGGTTTGTTTTGTACTACCGATATACAGGATATTAAAGACAGCAATATTTATATTGTTACAGTACCTACCCCGGTTGATAAAAATAACCGCCCTGATCTTGAACCGTTATATAAAGCCAGCGAAACCATTGGCAAGGTAATTAAGACGGGAGATATAGTGATATATGAATCGACAGTATACCCTGGCGCTACTGAAGAAGAATGTATACCAGTTATAGAAAAAGTATCGGGCTTAAAGTTTAACCGGGATTTTTTTGCAGGCTACTCGCCCGAGCGTATAAACCCCGGCGACAAACTGCGTACGGTTGAAAATATATTAAAGATAACATCCGGCTCGACACCCGATATCGCTAGGCGTGTAGATGAGCTTTACCGATCAGTTGTAACGGCCGGTACACATTTGGCACCATCGATAAAAGTAGCTGAAGCAGCAAAGGTAATTGAGAACTCGCAGCGCGATATTAATATAGCCTTCGTTAACGAACTGGCCAAAATATTCAATAAGCTTAATATAGATACTGGTGCAGTATTAGCAGCAGCCGGCACCAAATGGAACTTTTTGCCATTTAAGCCGGGATTGGCAGGAGGGCATTGTATAGGTATAGACCCTTATTACCTGGCCCAAAAGGCTCAAGAGATAGGCTATCACCCAGAAATTATACTTGCCGGCCGCCGGCTAAATGATGGCATGGGCGAATACATAGCCCACGAAGTAGTGAAGTTGATGGTTAAGAAGGAGATACGTGTTAAAAATGCCAATATATTAGTTTTAGGGGTAACATTTAAAGAGAATTGCCCTGATGTGCGCAATACAAAGGTTGTAGATGTACTTAACGTATTAAAAGATTACGAAGCCAATTTAACCATTTACGACCCCTGGGCCGAGCCGGCCGAAGTGAAGCATGAATACGGATGGGAATCTGTTAAAGAGTTGGGTACAGCTGCAAATTTTGATGCCATTATATTGGCAGTAGCGCATAGCCAATTTATGGAACTTGATCTTGTGGCGCTTTGTAATGACAATAAGGTTATTTATGATGTAAAGGGCGTATTAGATCGCAGCTTAATTGATGGTGGCCTATAA